A stretch of DNA from Rheinheimera sp. MMS21-TC3:
GCCATTTATGGTTCGGATGCAATTGGTGGCGTAGTTAATATTATTTTGAAACAACGCTACGATGGTAGCACGTTAAATTTACGTCATGAAAACCCACAACATGGTGGACGCGATAGAACTAAGGCATCCTTAACATCTGGCTTTGAAACCAAGTTAGGCCAAACTATGTTAGTGCTAGAATATAGCGATGATGAAATGCTGCGCTCAGGACAGCGTGAATTTACCCAAATTGGTGGGCCAGATGGCACGGGTAAACATAGCTCTACTTCAGCATTTCTTCGTGATTATAAAAAAGTATTTCATGATGATACTTATGTGATGGCAACCCAAGAGCAGTGTAATGATTTATTCGCTGAAAATGCGGTTTGGAATGATACTGAAAGCCGCTATAAATGCCGAGTTAATAACAGTGATATCGATGGCTTACATACGGCAAAAAAAGAGTACAACTTAGTATTAAATCAGTCTGGTGAGCTTAATCAAAATTGGCAATATAGTTTACTTTTACAGGGCAGTAATAAAGATAGTGTTCGTGGTAATGGTCAAAAAAGTATTTCGCCAACCTTTTATATGAACAAGGCTAATCCGGGTGAGTATAGCTATGATGCGGCTGACTTTGCTTCTTCTGAAGAATTCCGAGTTTATCGTCGATTAGCCGATTATGGCAAAGTGCGAGATTATGCAGGTAAAGAGAAAAACCTAAATATGTCTTTAGGTGTATCTGGTAGTTTAGGGGACTATGACCTTGAAGTTAACTGGGCTTACGGTAAAAGTAAATTTGACCGCACAGGCATAAACCAAATGCGTGCGGATAGGTTGCTAGACATAATCAGCTTTAACCCTGCTGACTCAGCTAATCCAGAAAAGTGGTATCCAATGGATAAAATGAGCCAAGAGCAAGTCGATTATTTATATGCTGAAACATTAACAGATGCCGGCTCTGGTATGAATCAGATCCAAGCAATATTAACCGGCGATCTTATTGATACTGCAAATGGGCCAGTTCAATTTGCGTTATCAACCGAGTGGGCACGAGACTGGTATTTCGATATTAAAGATGAGCATACGCTTAGCGGTAATTTAATTGGTCAAGGCGGAACTCAAGGCCGAGGCTCTCGTAAACGTTATGCTATAGCTGCAGAAGCGGCGGTCCCATTACTAGATGATATGGGTGGCTATGGTAAAATGGATGCTAGTCTTGCTGTTCGTTATGATCGTTACGATGATAAATCTGATGTTGGTGGTGCTACTACACCTCAGTTAGGCCTTATCTATCGTCCGCATGAAGATCTATTATTTAGAGCTAATGCTGGGCGTAGCTTCCGAGCGCCAGATTTGCACCGTATGTACGCTGGTGTTAGCCGAAGCTTTAGCAGTACTACTATTATGATTGATCCTAATCATCCAGAAGACTTAGATGATAGCTTTGAATCTATCAGTGCAGGCAATATTAAATTAACAGAAGAGAAAGGCAAGTTCTGGAATCTAGGTGTGGTAGCACAGCTAACTGATGATTTAAGCACAAGTCTAGATTTTTGGCGGATTTCGCTAGAAGGGGCGGTATATACTGAAACAGTAGATAGAATTTTAGCCAACCCTACTTATAATATGACGGGTCAAGCTAGCTCGTGTAATGATTTACCTTCAATTGGTTATATTATGCAGCAGCGTCCTGGCCAAGATTATCAAGATATATTTTGTGTGCGCCGGGGCACTATTAACAGCTCCTACGAATCCTCACAAGGTATTGATGGCGAGATCACCTATAAACTTGACTTAGAACAGTTTGGCAGTTTTCGTTTAAAAACGAGTATCTCTTATACTATAGAAAAAACTTATCAAGCCTTTGCTGGTGGTGCTCGCATAGATGAAACTAAAGATGATTATTTACCAGAGTGGAAAAGTACAGTATCGTTAAATTGGTTGTTTCATGGTGTTAGCACTAACTTAAGTTGGTACTACATGGGAACTGGCGAAGGCCGTGATACTTGGACGTTAACCGATGCTGCTGGCAAAAAGTACCAAGAGCAAGTTTGGAGTAAGTTAGATGCGTATAAGCGTTTAAACTTAAACTCTAGCTATCGTTTTGCAACCGGAACTAAATTAACATTAGGTATCAATAACTTAACTGATACTATGCCGTCGTTATTTGCTGTTGGTCACCCAGATAGAAATAGCCATCCATTTTATCGTTCTAATATGGGCTATAACGTAATTGGTCGTACCTTTTATGCCGCTTTAGAGCATCGCTTCTAAGCAGTCAGCCTCTTTAAAGCCCCGAGTCCGGGGCTTTGTTGTTTTGGACGGTATTATGTTTCGTGTAATTATTATTTTTTTAGCATCCCTAACGCTGTCACTATTCGCTACCTCAGCAAAGGCGCTAACTTACCAGCAGCCAGATCCACGGTTAGCTTTATTGCTGGAAAGTGAAGGTAAATTAAGTTGGCGGTTATCTGCGCAGCAAAACTGGCTAATACAAACTCAAGCAGCAGCCAGGCCAGATTTAGCTGAATTAAACCACCCTGTAGCTGAATTAGCCGGATTAAAGATTAATCTACAGCAGTTAAGCTCAGGTTTAGATCGGGGCTATCAACAAGTCCGTTTACAACATACAAGTAAGGTGACACAGCAGGAGATAACCGCGACCCTGCATCAGCGCCTATATCAACCAAAGTTGTCACCAGATGAAAACTGGTTAAGTGTAGTGGTAGCCGAACCTAAAGGCTTGTTTTTAAATATTATTAATTTAGCAACAGGAAAACAAGCCCGTTTTGAGCAACGATTAAATGCAGTTTTAGGGATCCAGTATCAATGGTTAGCTGATAGTTCAGGCGTAGTGCTACTAGCAGAACATGCGGAAAAAAAAGCAACTAAGCTTACTTTGGCGCCTAGTGTACAAGATAGTAGTAGCCAAAAACTGCCACAGCGCACATACCAAATGTTGCTCAGCTCAACTAAGGATATAGCAGAGTTTGCGCAGTTAATTCAAGCCCGCTTACTCAAGGTTTCTACCCAGTTAAAAAGCCAAACTATTTTAACCTTACCTTTATATCGTTTCTCTTTATCACCTGATAACCAATTTATTCTAACTGATCAAGTAATACAGCCTTACTCCTATTTTGTGCCGGTAGCCAGTTTTAGTCGGCGTCAGGATATTTATACTTTGCAGGGGCAAAAAGTAGTTGAATTACAGCAGCAAGCTGTACATGAAAGCCGTAAAACTAGAACTGGTATGCGTCATATCACTTGGCGACCGGATCGTGCTGCCACTCTATCCTGGCTAGCAAAAAATACAGATAAAGCGTTTAAAGAAGCTCTTTGGCAATGGCCAGCGCCTTTTAGCTCTGCGCCTGAAAAACTACATGATTTAACTTGGCAGTTTAAGCAGTTGCAGTGGTCAGAGCATAACTTAGTGATACTTTATGAATCGGATAGTGCAACTCAACAAGAAAGAGCTTGGTTTTTTGATAAAGGTTTTGGCCAGCCAGCCAGTTTATGGTATCAGCGGCATAGCAAAGATCTATTGAATAAACCAGGACGGCTGTTAACCCAGGTCAATGCTTTTGGGCGCCAAGTATTAAAACAAAACAGTGATGGTGAGCTATATTTATTATCGACCAAGAATGACAATCGGCAGCAACAGCTTAATAGGTTGACTTTAGCGGCAGGCCAAGCCAAAACAAATGAGCTTTTATGGCACTCTAGCGGTGATGGGCTACAAA
This window harbors:
- a CDS encoding TonB-dependent receptor domain-containing protein — translated: MNNKAPSRLLFKTTLISSLLGSLAFTAQAQETGVEPRVERIEVTGSRIKRTDLEGVAPVSIITAAEIELSGFSNVEEVLQASVANAGRTIEGNESSWTQGASTVNLRGMGANRTLVLINGKRVPQYPAATGGSSNFVDTSTFPTSAVDRIEILTGGASAIYGSDAIGGVVNIILKQRYDGSTLNLRHENPQHGGRDRTKASLTSGFETKLGQTMLVLEYSDDEMLRSGQREFTQIGGPDGTGKHSSTSAFLRDYKKVFHDDTYVMATQEQCNDLFAENAVWNDTESRYKCRVNNSDIDGLHTAKKEYNLVLNQSGELNQNWQYSLLLQGSNKDSVRGNGQKSISPTFYMNKANPGEYSYDAADFASSEEFRVYRRLADYGKVRDYAGKEKNLNMSLGVSGSLGDYDLEVNWAYGKSKFDRTGINQMRADRLLDIISFNPADSANPEKWYPMDKMSQEQVDYLYAETLTDAGSGMNQIQAILTGDLIDTANGPVQFALSTEWARDWYFDIKDEHTLSGNLIGQGGTQGRGSRKRYAIAAEAAVPLLDDMGGYGKMDASLAVRYDRYDDKSDVGGATTPQLGLIYRPHEDLLFRANAGRSFRAPDLHRMYAGVSRSFSSTTIMIDPNHPEDLDDSFESISAGNIKLTEEKGKFWNLGVVAQLTDDLSTSLDFWRISLEGAVYTETVDRILANPTYNMTGQASSCNDLPSIGYIMQQRPGQDYQDIFCVRRGTINSSYESSQGIDGEITYKLDLEQFGSFRLKTSISYTIEKTYQAFAGGARIDETKDDYLPEWKSTVSLNWLFHGVSTNLSWYYMGTGEGRDTWTLTDAAGKKYQEQVWSKLDAYKRLNLNSSYRFATGTKLTLGINNLTDTMPSLFAVGHPDRNSHPFYRSNMGYNVIGRTFYAALEHRF
- a CDS encoding alpha/beta hydrolase family protein — translated: MFRVIIIFLASLTLSLFATSAKALTYQQPDPRLALLLESEGKLSWRLSAQQNWLIQTQAAARPDLAELNHPVAELAGLKINLQQLSSGLDRGYQQVRLQHTSKVTQQEITATLHQRLYQPKLSPDENWLSVVVAEPKGLFLNIINLATGKQARFEQRLNAVLGIQYQWLADSSGVVLLAEHAEKKATKLTLAPSVQDSSSQKLPQRTYQMLLSSTKDIAEFAQLIQARLLKVSTQLKSQTILTLPLYRFSLSPDNQFILTDQVIQPYSYFVPVASFSRRQDIYTLQGQKVVELQQQAVHESRKTRTGMRHITWRPDRAATLSWLAKNTDKAFKEALWQWPAPFSSAPEKLHDLTWQFKQLQWSEHNLVILYESDSATQQERAWFFDKGFGQPASLWYQRHSKDLLNKPGRLLTQVNAFGRQVLKQNSDGELYLLSTKNDNRQQQLNRLTLAAGQAKTNELLWHSSGDGLQNFVGLKDKEHIFYTRQTAQQPPELYQKIAADEQKLVSVGHKTPSFLAVKRQLIEYRRADGVELSGWLYLPAGYTAAAGPLPVLMWAYPRDYASVELAEQQQLHSERFIQLSETSAQPYVALGYAVFSDISMPLIAKGSELANDNFLPQLIANAQAAIDALVDVGVAERDNIAIGGHSYGAFMVANLLAHSDLFTAGIARSGAYNRSLTPFGFQSEKRHFWQQPALYAAMSPFFHADKINAPLLLIHGQADVNSGTYPLQSLRMFTALKGLGKVSRLVMLPLEGHHYQARESVLHVLWEQQQWLAKHLKPTAAMLMQTSN